One Bartonella tribocorum CIP 105476 genomic window carries:
- a CDS encoding DUF3987 domain-containing protein: protein MVNDTSVEKLGELLKENPRGLLMVRDELSGFLTDMERKEYQTERAFYLEAFNGDGQFTYDRIGRGTIFIPNATVSIIGGIQPSRILPFIRNVLYGKGNDGFLQRFQMLVFPDETKDWKWVDRPPNQEAWETYEGAFRSLYDNPLGSPEYPLVMRFSAEAQEIFREWMQKIFKEAKENNLSESLQAHLLKMPKTIVSLALIFELTEGGRFEINKDALQTALRWEKYLFSHVKRLYAAADSLATEGAKLIVERCDHLPDVFTLRDIHQRSWTHLKDNQTVKQALELLCRSNHIRPIANENSSQSGRPTIRYEWHPFVKNNSIKQ, encoded by the coding sequence ATTGTCAATGATACGAGCGTGGAAAAGCTTGGGGAACTCTTAAAAGAAAATCCCCGCGGTCTCTTGATGGTGCGTGATGAATTATCCGGTTTCTTAACAGATATGGAACGCAAGGAATATCAAACAGAGCGTGCCTTTTATTTGGAAGCTTTTAATGGAGATGGTCAATTTACTTATGACCGGATTGGGCGTGGAACCATTTTTATTCCTAATGCAACCGTTTCTATTATAGGGGGCATTCAACCCTCTCGCATTCTCCCCTTTATACGCAATGTTTTATATGGCAAAGGCAATGATGGTTTCTTACAACGCTTTCAAATGCTGGTCTTTCCCGATGAGACAAAAGATTGGAAATGGGTTGATAGACCTCCCAATCAAGAGGCATGGGAAACGTATGAAGGGGCATTTCGTTCTCTTTATGATAACCCCCTTGGTTCACCAGAATATCCGCTTGTGATGCGCTTTTCTGCTGAAGCTCAAGAGATCTTTCGTGAATGGATGCAAAAGATTTTTAAAGAAGCCAAAGAGAACAACCTTTCTGAAAGCTTACAAGCGCATCTTTTGAAAATGCCTAAGACCATAGTAAGTCTTGCATTGATTTTTGAATTAACTGAAGGGGGGCGTTTTGAAATCAATAAAGATGCCCTTCAAACAGCCTTGCGATGGGAAAAATATTTGTTCAGTCATGTCAAAAGGCTCTATGCGGCGGCGGATAGCCTAGCAACAGAGGGGGCAAAATTGATTGTCGAGCGCTGTGATCATTTACCCGATGTCTTTACTTTACGTGATATTCATCAAAGAAGTTGGACGCATTTAAAAGATAATCAAACCGTTAAGCAAGCTTTAGAGCTCTTATGTCGCTCCAATCATATTCGTCCAATAGCCAATGAAAATAGCTCTCAAAGCGGTCGCCCTACCATACGTTATGAATGGCATCCTTTCGTTAAAAACAACAGCATCAAACAATGA
- a CDS encoding type II toxin-antitoxin system mRNA interferase toxin, RelE/StbE family, with protein MKLIWTQVARVDRKKIREYISQNNPSAALKFDQLLSEKIEKLVKFSTLGRLGRVVNTREFIVHPNYIMIYDISDGVVRILRVLHTKQKFP; from the coding sequence ATGAAGCTAATTTGGACACAAGTAGCACGCGTTGACCGCAAAAAGATACGTGAATACATATCACAAAATAATCCTTCTGCTGCCTTAAAGTTTGATCAACTTTTATCTGAAAAGATAGAAAAACTCGTTAAGTTTTCTACTCTTGGTCGTTTAGGACGAGTTGTAAATACACGTGAATTTATTGTACATCCAAATTATATCATGATTTATGATATTTCAGATGGCGTTGTTCGTATTTTACGTGTGCTTCATACAAAGCAAAAATTCCCTTAA
- a CDS encoding CopG family ribbon-helix-helix protein, producing the protein MAETTFTFRVDDVLKNEFSKAAKACDRSGAQLLRDYMRDIVKEQKERSAHDLWFREQVQLGINSANAGDIISSEEIEAEAKEWRLKIQSKLDRSTL; encoded by the coding sequence ATGGCTGAGACGACATTTACCTTTCGCGTTGATGATGTATTGAAAAATGAATTTTCCAAAGCAGCAAAAGCGTGTGATAGATCTGGTGCACAATTGTTGCGAGATTATATGCGCGATATCGTAAAAGAACAAAAAGAAAGAAGTGCACACGATTTATGGTTTCGGGAACAGGTTCAATTAGGGATAAATTCTGCTAATGCAGGCGATATAATATCTTCTGAGGAAATCGAAGCAGAAGCAAAGGAATGGCGCTTAAAAATACAAAGTAAACTAGATAGATCAACTTTATGA
- a CDS encoding helix-turn-helix transcriptional regulator, which translates to MTENDSLLTDRESAKLLHMSVSTFRRHVTNGSLPKPLKFGFLSRWLQSDLLNVIEQAKQQRYNDAA; encoded by the coding sequence ATGACAGAAAATGATAGTCTTTTAACAGACCGTGAAAGTGCAAAATTGCTTCATATGAGTGTCTCAACTTTCCGCCGTCATGTTACCAATGGCTCTCTCCCAAAACCTTTAAAATTTGGTTTTTTATCCCGTTGGTTACAATCGGATCTTTTGAATGTAATCGAACAAGCGAAACAGCAACGTTATAACGACGCGGCATAA
- a CDS encoding DNA adenine methylase, producing the protein MIIINQYVVSLRRKLVPLYEVINDRSDDVVNFFRVLQRHYYPFMDLLEFQVSSREAFERLRTQDPKSLTDLERALRFLYLQRLSFGGKVAKQTFGVDPHRGARFNSLKLESSLKLIYRRLAGVTIEHLDWFEFIRRYDRPNILFYLDPPYWGVEDYYGKDFFKREDYQRMSTLLAQLKGKFLLSLNDVPEIRKSFSPFKIKEVTISYTCSSNNPIPAQELIISNCDF; encoded by the coding sequence ATTATCATTATAAATCAATACGTTGTATCTTTAAGGAGAAAATTAGTTCCTTTATATGAAGTGATCAATGATCGTTCAGATGATGTGGTGAATTTTTTTCGGGTGTTGCAACGCCATTATTACCCTTTCATGGATCTGTTGGAGTTCCAGGTGAGTAGCCGTGAGGCGTTTGAACGGTTACGCACCCAAGATCCCAAGAGCCTGACAGATTTAGAGCGGGCATTGCGGTTTTTATATCTGCAGCGGTTGAGTTTTGGTGGCAAAGTGGCAAAACAGACGTTTGGAGTTGATCCACACCGTGGTGCACGGTTTAATAGTCTCAAACTTGAATCCTCCTTAAAGCTTATTTACCGTCGTTTAGCAGGTGTGACCATTGAACATTTAGATTGGTTTGAGTTTATTAGGCGCTATGATCGTCCCAACATCTTGTTTTACCTTGATCCGCCTTATTGGGGTGTTGAGGATTACTATGGCAAGGATTTTTTTAAGCGAGAGGATTATCAGAGGATGTCCACACTGCTTGCACAATTAAAGGGAAAGTTTCTTCTGTCACTCAATGATGTGCCGGAGATTCGCAAAAGCTTTAGCCCATTTAAGATAAAAGAGGTCACCATATCTTATACATGCAGTTCAAATAATCCAATTCCAGCTCAAGAACTCATCATCTCAAATTGCGACTTTTAG
- a CDS encoding TA system antitoxin ParD family protein: protein MATTVKLSDDLINEAKRYASVYSRSVPKQIEYWSRMGKIAEENPDLSFQFIQAILLGQQENADGDVTAFEFG from the coding sequence ATGGCTACAACTGTTAAACTGTCTGATGATCTCATTAATGAGGCTAAGCGTTACGCGTCTGTTTATAGCCGCTCGGTTCCTAAGCAAATTGAATATTGGTCGCGTATGGGCAAAATAGCCGAAGAAAATCCAGATCTCTCCTTTCAATTTATTCAAGCAATCTTACTTGGACAACAAGAAAATGCAGATGGCGATGTAACAGCATTCGAATTTGGCTGA
- a CDS encoding type II toxin-antitoxin system RelE/ParE family toxin: MQVLQTHSFKKTVKKLHANQKQDLDQAVRVIMKTPTIGQAKTGDLSGVFVYKFKMAKQLTLLAYSYEDHTITLTLLALGSHENFYRDLKA, encoded by the coding sequence ATGCAAGTTTTACAAACCCATTCATTTAAAAAAACTGTCAAAAAACTGCATGCCAACCAAAAACAAGATCTAGACCAAGCTGTTCGCGTCATTATGAAAACGCCCACCATTGGTCAAGCCAAAACAGGTGATCTTTCTGGTGTTTTTGTCTATAAATTTAAAATGGCCAAGCAATTGACGCTGCTTGCTTACAGCTATGAAGATCACACGATTACTTTGACCTTGTTAGCACTTGGCTCTCATGAAAATTTTTACCGAGATCTTAAAGCATAA
- a CDS encoding DMT family transporter: MKITPRIALVLTLVGTFFWGSNFQATKIALTTVSPWTASFERFLIAVIAIFLIMIFKEGLRWHVLSQNFISYIFLGIIGVAGFNGALFVGLQTSNPITASLIMATTPISANIIEAIMNKSFPTCERVIGMLISMFGVYLVITNGRFLSNHVSFAKGDIMILLGSIGWAFYTVGTRSFVKNATPLETTSWTMLSGTVALGVLTFLFESPLQETMSMSGASLFALLWIGVAGSVLAYLFWNIGIAIRGPGKTAIFFNFVPISALLVQILFGFIPQIMQIIGVFVTIFGVLIGQGYIFSLLGSRKAVPNAHKE; encoded by the coding sequence ATGAAAATCACGCCCAGAATAGCTCTTGTCTTAACCCTCGTAGGAACCTTTTTTTGGGGTTCCAATTTCCAAGCCACTAAGATAGCTTTAACGACTGTTTCTCCATGGACAGCTTCTTTTGAGCGGTTTCTCATTGCCGTAATCGCCATATTTTTAATTATGATTTTCAAAGAAGGCTTGCGGTGGCATGTTTTATCGCAAAATTTTATTTCTTATATTTTCCTAGGGATTATCGGTGTGGCAGGGTTTAATGGCGCTTTATTTGTTGGCTTGCAAACGTCAAATCCCATAACAGCCTCCCTCATCATGGCGACAACCCCTATTAGTGCTAATATTATTGAAGCTATCATGAATAAATCTTTCCCAACCTGTGAGAGGGTTATAGGGATGCTCATTAGCATGTTCGGGGTCTATTTAGTCATAACAAATGGGAGATTTTTGTCTAACCATGTTTCCTTTGCCAAAGGAGATATTATGATTCTTTTAGGTTCCATTGGTTGGGCGTTCTATACCGTGGGCACGCGGTCATTTGTCAAGAACGCAACCCCGCTTGAAACAACAAGCTGGACGATGCTCTCTGGCACCGTCGCCCTTGGCGTCCTAACCTTTTTATTCGAATCCCCTCTTCAAGAAACGATGTCTATGTCCGGCGCTAGTTTATTCGCACTCCTTTGGATAGGGGTTGCAGGATCAGTTTTAGCCTACCTATTTTGGAATATTGGAATAGCGATCCGAGGTCCGGGTAAGACGGCGATATTTTTCAATTTTGTACCTATTTCAGCCTTATTGGTGCAAATCCTGTTCGGCTTCATCCCTCAAATCATGCAAATCATAGGCGTTTTTGT